Sequence from the bacterium genome:
GTACAATTTTCTCCACGTAATTCGCTACTTCGTTAAGCAAATGACTGACCATAATAATCGTGAGCGAGTCTTTGACGTGCAATTCAGCGATGAGATCAAGAATTGATTTTTGCGAAATCAGATCCATACCGTTAGTCGGTTCATCGAGGATCAAAATATTCGGTCTCGTAGCCAATGCCCGTGCAATCAATGCGCGTTGTTTTTGTCCGCCGGATAAGTTTTTGAATAAAACTTTTTCAAGATGTTCAATGCCCACGTGTTTGAGGCATTCTCGTGCCCATTCACGGTCTTTACGCCTGGGACTAGCGAACATTCCAATATTTTTATAAGTACCCATCAACACGACTTCCAAAGCCGAGAAAGGAAAGATCGTGTCGAGATGTTCCTTCTGCGGAACGT
This genomic interval carries:
- a CDS encoding metal ABC transporter ATP-binding protein codes for the protein MEKKALIELKNCTLGYGSKTVLQNIDCTIFENDFIGLVGPNGSGKTTFLRSVLGILKPISGTCVRNSDHLDFGYVPQKEHLDTIFPFSALEVVLMGTYKNIGMFASPRRKDREWARECLKHVGIEHLEKVLFKNLSGGQKQRALIARALATRPNILILDEPTNGMDLISQKSILDLIAELHVKDSLTIIMVSHLLNEVANYVEKIVLVENNAFQVGSVSEILSGANLSKLYNIPVHVDTLRGRNVIQVGE